Proteins from one Malania oleifera isolate guangnan ecotype guangnan chromosome 4, ASM2987363v1, whole genome shotgun sequence genomic window:
- the LOC131153135 gene encoding C-terminal binding protein AN: MMATTMRGDSVANARSSATLPHRNDPAPLPLVVSLNCIEDCTIEQDSLAGVAAVEHVSLSRLADGRIEAAAAVLLHSLAYLPRATQRRLRPWQLVLCLGSGDRAVDSALAANLGLRLVHVDASRAEEIADTVMALFLGLLRRTHLLSRHALSASGWLGSVQPLCRGMRRCRGLVLGIVGRSASAKSLANRSLAFKMSVLYFDVQEGKGKLGRSSLAFPPAARRMDTLNDLLAASDLISLHCALTNDTVQIINAECLQHIKPGAFLVNTGSSQLLDDCALKHLLIDGTIAGCALDGAEGPQWMEAWVKEMPNVLILPRSADYSEEVWMEIREKAISILQTFFLDGVIPKNAISDEDDEESEIGYENEHFDKQDNVSSLQGSVGEQLTDDVHVTPESSLRKGTDQSKESPSQHQGSGLSQSTATRSEGKRSRSSKKAKKRHARQKSRQKSDDPTALEKESMSHREDDTAMSGTDQVLSSSSRFASPEDLRSRKTQIELIEESTPEQVLKSNTRISRNYGELLKDGYVIALHARDSPMLHVSRQRVKGGGWFLDTLSNVTKRDPAAQFLVVFRNKDTIGLRSFVAGGKLLQINRRMEFVFASHSFDVWESWLLEGSHEDCRLVNCRNPLAVLDIRIEILAVLGEDDGVTRWLD, encoded by the exons ATGATGGCGACGACGATGAGGGGAGACTCCGTGGCCAATGCCAGATCCTCTGCTACACTGCCCCACCGTAACGACCCTGCACCTCTCCCCCTCGTCGTTTCCCTCAACTGCATCGAGGATTGTACTATCGAACAGGACTCCCTAGCCGGCGTGGCCGCCGTCGAGCACGTCTCGCTCAGCCGCCTCGCCGATGGCCGGATCGAGGCCGCCGCCGCGGTCCTCCTTCATTCCCTCGCGTACCTTCCACGCGCTACCCAGCGCCGCCTCCGCCCCTGGCAGCTCGTCCTCTGCCTTGGCTCCGGCGACCGCGCCGTCGACTCCGCCCTTGCCGCCAACCTTGGCCTCCGCCTCGTCCACGTCGACGCCTCCCGCGCCGAGGAAATCGCCGACACCGTCATGGCCCTCTTCCTCGGCCTCCTCCGTCGCACCCACCTCCTTTCCCGCCACGCCCTCTCCGCCTCCGGCTGGCTCGGCTCCGTTCAGCCTCTCTGCCGCGGCATGCGTCGTTGCAGGGGCCTTGTCTTGGGCATTGTGGGCAGATCTGCTTCCGCAAAGTCTCTGGCTAATCGAAGCTTGGCGTTCAAGATGAGTGTGCTTTATTTCGATGTCCAAGAG GGAAAAGGGAAATTAGGCAGGTCTTCTTTAGCATTTCCGCCTGCTGCCAGGAGGATGGATACTCTCAATGATTTACTGGCTGCAAGTGACCTTATTTcactccattgtgctttaacAAATGACACGGTTCAGATAATTAATGCAGAATGTTTGCAGCATATAAAACCTG GGGCATTTCTTGTGAATACTGGTAGCAGTCAGCTACTGGATGATTGTGCTCTAAAGCACCTTTTGATTGATGGTACAATTGCTGGATGTGCCCTGGATGGTGCTGAAGGACCCCAGTGGATGGAAGCATGG GTAAAGGAGATGCCCAATGTATTGATACTTCCACGCAGTGCAGATTATAGTGAGGAAGTGTGGATGGAGATAAGGGAGAAAGCCATTTCTATATTGCAGACATTTTTTCTTGATGGCGTTATTCCAAAGAATGCAATttctgatgaggatgatgagGAAAGCGAAATAGGCTATGAAAATGAACATTTTGATAAACAAGACAATGTAAGTTCTTTGCAGGGTTCTGTTGGGGAGCAGTTGACTGATGATGTTCATGTTACTCCAGAAAGCTCTCTTAGAAAGGGTACAGATCAGTCAAAGGAGTCTCCTAGCCAGCATCAGGGTTCAGGTTTATCTCAAAGTACTGCTACTCGATCAGAAGGAAAGCGCAGTAGATCCAGTAAGAAGGCTAAAAAAAGGCATGCTCGCCAAAAATCCCGACAGAAGTCAGATGACCCTACTGCATTAGAAAAAGAAAGTATGTCTCATCGAGAAGATGATACTGCTATGAGCGGCACAGACCAAGTGTTAAGTTCGAGCTCTCGTTTTGCTTCTCCTGAAGACTTGAGAAGTCGGAAAACACAAATAGAATTGATAGAAGAATCAACTCCTGAACAGGTTTTAAAATCAAACACGAGGATCAGTAGGAATTATGGTGAACTGCTTAAAGATGGATATGTTATAGCCTTGCATGCCAGAGATAGTCCCATGCTTCATGTGTCCAGGCAGAGAGTTAAAGGGGGTGGCTGGTTTCTTGATACGTTGTCAAATGTAACAAAAAGAGATCCTGCAGCTCAATTCCTTGTTGTTTTCAGAAATAAG GACACAATTGGCTTACGATCTTTTGTTGCTGGTGGAAAATTATTGCAG